Proteins from one Syngnathoides biaculeatus isolate LvHL_M chromosome 8, ASM1980259v1, whole genome shotgun sequence genomic window:
- the triap1 gene encoding TP53-regulated inhibitor of apoptosis 1, producing the protein MNSVGEACADLKREYDQCFNRWFADKFLKGERGAEPCADSFRLYQRCVQKAIKDKDIPVDGLDFMGPAKDKDKDGGHG; encoded by the coding sequence ATGAACAGCGTGGGCGAGGCCTGCGCGGACCTCAAGCGGGAGTACGACCAATGCTTCAACCGATGGTTCGCCGACAAGTTCCTGAAAGGAGAGCGAGGCGCCGAGCCGTGCGCGGACAGCTTCCGGTTGTACCAGCGCTGCGTGCAGAAGGCCATCAAGGACAAGGACATCCCGGTGGACGGCCTCGACTTCATGGGCCCCGCCAAGGACAAGGACAAGGACGGGGGCCACGGCTGA